The following coding sequences are from one Lysinibacillus sp. FSL W8-0992 window:
- a CDS encoding o-succinylbenzoate--CoA ligase, with amino-acid sequence MYPNWILQRAYVTPLRSALTYEGQTWTFQQLNELSLKRARQLSAINIKQGQRIAIMGPSTPALVVMMYACMHLQCEMVMLNRRLSQAEIAYQLEDSQAEVVLVADEDVAKLPPHTSYHIFTAIENGAEQSVDIAKEWSLNQTTSIMYTSGTTGFPKGVRQTVGNHQASATASVLNIGLQADDVWLCAVPLFHISGFSILVRSLLYGNKVQLYEHFNVDAIAQNIMDGNVTHMSVVAVTLERILNTLELNNAVASPRFKLMLAGGGPVPVDYLKRANALHLAVAQTYGMTETSSQTATLASEDAMKKIGSAGKPLFFNQIKISAPNGQGEGEICIRGPHVTPGYIGRFAERSSTEEGWLHTGDIGYMDEDGYLFVVDRRADLIISGGENIYPAEIENVLLAHPAVQEAGVCGIDDEKWGQVPIAFVVLKEQIAIEILQQYCENKLAKYKVPKQFIIIDELPRNGANKLLRRKLLELLSTE; translated from the coding sequence ATGTACCCAAACTGGATTTTGCAGCGTGCGTATGTAACGCCATTACGTAGCGCTCTCACATATGAAGGACAAACATGGACGTTTCAACAATTAAATGAGCTATCTTTAAAACGTGCTCGGCAATTATCAGCAATAAATATCAAGCAAGGGCAACGTATCGCTATTATGGGGCCGAGTACGCCTGCACTTGTAGTGATGATGTATGCTTGTATGCATTTGCAATGTGAAATGGTAATGCTTAATCGTAGGCTTTCTCAAGCCGAAATCGCTTATCAACTAGAAGATTCACAAGCAGAGGTTGTGCTAGTTGCAGATGAAGATGTAGCAAAATTACCGCCCCATACGTCTTATCATATATTTACTGCAATAGAAAATGGTGCAGAACAATCTGTTGATATTGCAAAAGAATGGTCACTCAATCAAACAACATCCATTATGTATACGTCTGGGACGACAGGCTTTCCAAAGGGGGTTCGTCAAACGGTTGGCAATCACCAGGCAAGTGCAACAGCTTCTGTTCTCAACATAGGCTTACAAGCCGATGATGTTTGGTTGTGTGCAGTACCATTATTCCATATAAGTGGATTTTCCATTTTAGTACGTTCATTGTTATACGGCAATAAAGTACAGCTATACGAGCATTTTAATGTGGATGCTATTGCACAAAACATAATGGATGGCAATGTTACACATATGTCAGTGGTCGCTGTTACATTAGAACGCATACTAAATACACTTGAGCTAAACAATGCGGTAGCTTCACCGCGATTTAAATTGATGCTAGCAGGTGGTGGTCCTGTGCCAGTAGATTATTTAAAACGGGCGAATGCACTACATTTAGCCGTAGCACAAACATATGGTATGACAGAAACTTCATCGCAAACAGCAACACTAGCAAGTGAAGATGCTATGAAAAAAATAGGTTCTGCAGGCAAGCCATTATTTTTTAATCAAATAAAAATTTCAGCACCAAATGGGCAAGGTGAGGGTGAAATTTGTATTAGAGGCCCACATGTAACGCCTGGATACATTGGACGCTTTGCCGAAAGAAGTTCAACCGAGGAGGGGTGGCTTCATACTGGAGACATTGGCTACATGGATGAGGATGGTTATTTGTTTGTTGTCGATCGTCGTGCAGATTTAATTATTTCTGGTGGTGAAAATATTTATCCAGCTGAGATAGAAAATGTTCTATTGGCGCATCCTGCAGTTCAGGAAGCGGGGGTATGTGGCATCGATGATGAGAAATGGGGACAGGTTCCAATAGCTTTTGTTGTTTTAAAGGAACAGATAGCTATAGAAATTTTACAGCAATATTGTGAAAATAAACTAGCTAAATATAAAGTCCCAAAACAATTCATTATTATCGATGAACTTCCACGTAATGGAGCAAATAAGCTGCTAAGAAGAAAATTATTAGAATTACTTTCAACTGAATAA